The Aquamicrobium lusatiense genome has a window encoding:
- a CDS encoding ABC transporter ATP-binding protein: MGSIKLESLKKAFGSQIVIPDANLEIGDGEFVVFVGPSGCGKSTLLRLIAGLEEPTGGRIVIDGQDVTKTSPAQRKLSMVFQSYALYPHMTVYQNIAFPLKMAGEKADLIRKRVQEVATSLDLLPYLERRPRALSGGQRQRVAIGRAIIRQPTGFLFDEPLSNLDAALRVSMRMEISDLHKRLGSTMIYVTHDQVEAMTMADRIAVMNAGRIEQFATPLELYRRPANLFVAGFIGSPKMNFIEGQKADLYGAHTIGVRPEAVEWSTTSGKWQGRIDRTEHLGAETVAYLTLDKGEILTLRTSLNEELVAGRTIHVSPRENSIYRFDANKAAIGFGSGQNV; this comes from the coding sequence ATGGGTTCGATCAAGCTTGAGAGCCTGAAGAAAGCGTTCGGCAGCCAGATCGTCATTCCCGATGCAAACCTTGAGATCGGGGACGGGGAGTTCGTTGTCTTCGTTGGCCCTTCCGGGTGCGGCAAGTCCACACTTCTGCGCCTGATAGCGGGGCTCGAAGAGCCGACCGGCGGGCGGATAGTGATCGACGGGCAGGATGTGACCAAAACCTCGCCGGCACAGCGCAAGCTCTCGATGGTTTTCCAGTCATATGCGCTCTATCCCCATATGACCGTCTATCAGAACATTGCCTTTCCGCTCAAAATGGCAGGAGAAAAAGCCGATCTTATCAGGAAGCGCGTGCAGGAGGTGGCAACGAGCCTCGATCTCCTGCCTTATCTGGAGCGTCGGCCCCGCGCCCTGTCGGGTGGACAGCGCCAGCGCGTGGCCATCGGACGCGCCATTATCCGGCAGCCGACCGGCTTTCTTTTCGACGAACCGCTCTCCAATCTGGATGCGGCTTTGCGGGTGAGCATGCGCATGGAGATTTCGGACCTGCACAAACGGCTGGGCAGCACGATGATCTATGTGACCCATGACCAGGTCGAGGCCATGACCATGGCCGATCGCATCGCGGTGATGAACGCTGGGCGGATTGAGCAGTTCGCCACCCCTCTCGAACTCTATCGGCGGCCGGCAAATCTTTTCGTGGCCGGTTTTATCGGCTCTCCCAAAATGAATTTCATCGAGGGACAAAAAGCCGACCTCTACGGCGCTCATACCATAGGAGTCAGACCGGAAGCCGTGGAATGGTCGACCACAAGCGGGAAATGGCAGGGCCGTATAGACAGGACCGAGCATCTGGGAGCGGAAACCGTTGCGTATCTTACCCTCGACAAGGGCGAGATCCTGACACTCAGGACATCGCTGAATGAAGAGCTTGTCGCGGGCCGGACAATTCACGTGTCTCCGCGGGAGAACAGCATTTATCGCTTTGATGCCAACAAAGCTGCAATCGGCTTCGGAAGCGGTCAGAACGTTTGA
- a CDS encoding carbohydrate ABC transporter permease, giving the protein MVRAATTGLGWLVALLLFFPILWTVLTSFKTEVEAIAFPPAFWPEGWTLENYFQVQERSEYFSHFLNSVIISLGSTILGMMVAIPAAWSMAFQPGRGTRHVLMWMLSTKMMPAVGALVPIFLIFKSVGLLDNLVGITLILLIGNLPIMVWMLYTYFREIPSDILEAARMDGATTLKELVYVLLPMSLPGVASTMLLNIILAWNESFWTLSLTAVKAAPLTAFIASYSSPQGLFWAKLSAASTLAILPILVVGWISQKQLVRGLTFGAVK; this is encoded by the coding sequence ATGGTAAGGGCCGCCACGACCGGCCTTGGCTGGCTGGTGGCGCTGCTGCTGTTTTTTCCGATCCTGTGGACGGTGCTCACAAGCTTCAAGACAGAGGTGGAGGCAATCGCCTTCCCGCCCGCCTTCTGGCCCGAAGGATGGACCCTTGAAAACTACTTTCAGGTCCAGGAACGATCCGAATATTTCAGCCACTTCCTCAATTCGGTCATCATATCACTGGGCTCCACGATACTGGGCATGATGGTCGCCATTCCCGCAGCGTGGTCGATGGCGTTTCAGCCCGGGCGCGGAACCCGTCATGTTCTGATGTGGATGCTTTCGACCAAGATGATGCCGGCTGTAGGCGCTCTCGTTCCGATTTTTCTGATCTTCAAAAGCGTTGGCCTGCTGGACAATCTCGTCGGGATCACGCTGATCCTGCTGATCGGCAACCTGCCGATCATGGTCTGGATGCTCTACACATATTTCAGGGAAATACCTTCGGATATACTGGAAGCTGCCCGAATGGACGGAGCGACGACCCTGAAGGAGCTCGTTTATGTGCTTCTGCCGATGAGCCTGCCCGGCGTCGCCTCCACAATGCTTCTCAATATCATTCTGGCGTGGAATGAATCGTTCTGGACCCTCAGCCTGACGGCGGTCAAAGCAGCCCCCCTGACGGCCTTTATCGCGTCTTATTCCAGCCCGCAGGGTCTGTTCTGGGCAAAGCTTTCCGCCGCATCCACGCTGGCCATACTCCCGATTCTTGTGGTCGGCTGGATAAGCCAGAAACAGCTCGTCCGCGGCCTGACCTTCGGCGCCGTCAAGTAG
- a CDS encoding carbohydrate ABC transporter permease produces MAGYQMKRTARIALAPSVLLLIVGMIVPLATTLWLSFRFYNFMNPTLGGFAGLSNYEFFLTDPAFLQAIINTLLLVGGVLAITVIGGILLGLLFDQPMWGRGIARLLMIAPFFVMPTVSALVWKNMLMHPGYGIFAWIAMKLGLPPVEWLSNYPLLSIILIVAWQWLPFATLIFLTALQSLDHEQQEAARMDGAGPFDRFIYIILPHLGRAITVVILIETIFILAIFAEIFVTTSGGPGYASTNLPYLIYVQALMQFDVGAASAGAIIAVVLANIVAIFAIRLAGRNLTA; encoded by the coding sequence ATGGCTGGTTACCAGATGAAAAGAACAGCCCGGATTGCATTGGCACCGTCGGTGCTGCTGCTGATCGTGGGCATGATCGTACCGCTGGCAACGACCCTGTGGCTGTCTTTCCGGTTCTACAATTTCATGAACCCCACGCTTGGCGGGTTCGCGGGATTGAGCAACTACGAGTTTTTTCTGACAGATCCCGCATTCCTGCAGGCGATCATCAACACGCTCCTGCTGGTAGGCGGGGTTCTGGCCATCACGGTCATTGGCGGTATTCTTCTGGGGCTGCTTTTCGACCAGCCCATGTGGGGAAGAGGCATTGCGCGTCTTCTGATGATCGCGCCGTTTTTTGTCATGCCTACGGTTTCAGCTCTGGTCTGGAAGAACATGTTGATGCATCCCGGCTATGGCATATTTGCCTGGATTGCCATGAAGCTCGGACTGCCGCCGGTGGAATGGCTGAGCAACTATCCGCTGCTCTCGATCATTCTCATCGTCGCTTGGCAGTGGCTGCCGTTCGCCACGCTGATTTTCCTGACGGCATTGCAGTCGCTCGATCATGAGCAGCAGGAAGCGGCACGCATGGACGGCGCGGGTCCGTTCGACCGTTTCATCTACATCATCCTGCCGCATCTGGGTCGGGCGATCACCGTCGTCATCCTGATCGAAACAATCTTCATTCTGGCCATTTTCGCCGAGATCTTCGTGACCACCAGCGGAGGACCGGGCTATGCGTCGACCAATCTTCCCTATCTGATCTATGTGCAGGCGCTCATGCAGTTTGATGTCGGCGCGGCCTCGGCCGGTGCGATCATCGCTGTCGTTCTTGCCAACATCGTCGCCATTTTTGCGATCCGTCTTGCCGGACGGAACCTGACAGCCTGA
- a CDS encoding ABC transporter substrate-binding protein gives MRKSIIAFGAALALGGAVSSASAEEIVIATVNNGDMIIMQKLSKEFEDQTGIKLRWVVLEENTLRERLAADIATKAGQYDVISVNSYQTQLWAKMGWLTKLDDFSASYDYDDFIPATRQSLSVDGVMYGAPFYGESLITFYRKDLFEKAGITMPEKPTLDDLAGFAEKITDRENGINGICLRGKPGWGENTPLITTFVSALGGEWFDMEWKPRLTSEPWRQAMDWYLDVMKKAGPVGAATNGYNENRVLFSSGKCGMWIDATVTAGYLLDPKESQVSDTTGFAPFPVTDKNPQAAGWSGAWALAIPASVTDNAAAAKKFIEWATSKEYARLVGEREGWLLAPSGTRKSTYALPEYQNVAEPFADKVLAAISAVNPTKPTVNEVPYTGAGFIDIAEFQALGTTIGQNIAAALSGSKTADEALQESQAYAERTMERAGYYKK, from the coding sequence ATGCGTAAGTCTATTATTGCGTTCGGCGCTGCACTTGCTTTGGGTGGAGCGGTGTCATCTGCTTCAGCAGAAGAGATTGTGATCGCGACCGTCAACAATGGCGACATGATCATCATGCAGAAATTGTCGAAGGAGTTCGAAGATCAGACCGGCATCAAACTGCGCTGGGTGGTTCTCGAAGAAAACACCTTGCGTGAAAGGCTTGCCGCCGACATCGCCACCAAGGCGGGGCAGTATGACGTCATTTCGGTGAATTCCTATCAGACCCAGCTTTGGGCGAAGATGGGATGGCTGACGAAGCTGGACGATTTCAGCGCCAGCTACGACTATGACGACTTCATCCCGGCCACGCGCCAGAGCCTTTCGGTCGACGGGGTTATGTATGGAGCTCCCTTCTACGGTGAGAGCCTCATCACTTTCTACCGCAAGGATCTTTTCGAGAAGGCGGGCATCACGATGCCCGAAAAGCCAACACTCGATGATCTCGCGGGTTTCGCTGAAAAGATCACGGACCGGGAGAACGGCATCAATGGTATCTGCCTGCGGGGCAAGCCGGGCTGGGGCGAAAACACGCCGCTCATCACAACCTTCGTTTCCGCACTGGGTGGTGAGTGGTTTGACATGGAATGGAAGCCACGCCTGACCAGCGAACCGTGGCGTCAGGCTATGGACTGGTATCTGGATGTGATGAAGAAAGCAGGACCGGTCGGCGCCGCGACGAACGGCTACAATGAAAATCGTGTCCTTTTCAGCAGCGGCAAGTGCGGCATGTGGATCGACGCGACCGTGACGGCCGGTTACCTCCTCGACCCGAAGGAATCGCAGGTTTCAGACACCACCGGCTTTGCGCCATTCCCGGTTACGGACAAGAATCCGCAGGCTGCCGGCTGGAGCGGGGCCTGGGCTCTCGCTATCCCGGCAAGCGTGACCGACAATGCTGCGGCTGCAAAGAAGTTCATCGAATGGGCCACCTCAAAGGAATATGCTCGTCTCGTTGGTGAGCGCGAGGGCTGGCTTCTTGCTCCTTCGGGTACGCGCAAGTCGACTTATGCCCTGCCGGAATACCAGAATGTCGCCGAGCCTTTTGCGGACAAGGTACTGGCCGCCATCTCGGCAGTGAACCCGACAAAGCCCACCGTCAATGAAGTGCCCTACACCGGCGCCGGCTTCATCGACATCGCCGAATTCCAGGCACTCGGCACCACCATCGGACAGAACATCGCCGCCGCTTTGAGTGGCAGCAAAACTGCGGACGAGGCTCTTCAGGAATCACAGGCCTACGCGGAACGCACGATGGAGCGGGCCGGCTACTACAAGAAGTAG
- a CDS encoding amidase has translation MSDDIWRWGARETAAAIREKKVSCSEVMESCLARIAQVNPAVNAVVDLMEEQARSDARRADAALMRGEEAGALHGVPVTIKVNIDVAGRATTNGVAAFADRIATEDSPLVQKWRAAGAIVVGRTNTPALSFGLFTNNKLYGRTLNPWDKTVSPGGSSGGAAVSVATGMVPLAHGNDSGGSIRYPAYCCGISGIRPTFGRVAHFSGTSPADLPIMSQLAVVNGPFARSAGDLRTALWAMSGHDPRDPWSVHEPVSRAGASSPCKVAVLTELPGVEKDAEVVTAVRQAASWLQKAGYEVEEIALPRFAEASALRDRLLIHEIRRHMLDQIEAHAPPEEINEAHALLAATPHIDFEQFREGLARRTTIIREWLLFMETYPIVLTPTAWRKPQPADFYDRPVALTEEMVLELSPLHVPPLLGLPSMAVPTGLVDGVPMGVQLMASQFEEERLLAAAETIERHVVLPTPVDPQFAAGSSLS, from the coding sequence ATGAGTGATGATATCTGGCGCTGGGGCGCGCGCGAGACGGCTGCCGCAATACGGGAGAAGAAGGTCTCCTGCAGTGAGGTTATGGAAAGTTGTCTGGCGCGCATTGCGCAGGTCAATCCTGCCGTCAATGCGGTCGTTGACCTCATGGAAGAGCAGGCGCGGTCGGATGCGCGTCGGGCGGATGCCGCACTCATGCGGGGGGAAGAAGCCGGAGCCCTGCACGGTGTGCCTGTCACCATAAAGGTGAACATCGACGTCGCGGGCAGGGCGACGACCAATGGCGTGGCTGCCTTTGCAGACCGCATCGCCACGGAGGATTCGCCGCTGGTGCAGAAGTGGCGGGCGGCGGGCGCCATTGTCGTCGGCAGAACCAATACACCTGCGCTGTCCTTCGGCCTGTTCACCAACAACAAGCTCTATGGGCGCACACTCAATCCATGGGACAAGACCGTGTCGCCGGGTGGCTCCAGCGGTGGCGCGGCGGTTTCCGTCGCTACGGGCATGGTGCCTCTCGCGCATGGCAATGACAGCGGGGGGTCGATCCGCTATCCGGCCTATTGCTGCGGAATCTCGGGAATTCGTCCCACCTTCGGTCGCGTTGCGCATTTCAGCGGCACTTCGCCTGCCGATCTGCCGATCATGTCGCAGCTGGCGGTGGTAAACGGGCCTTTTGCCCGTTCGGCCGGCGATCTGCGTACGGCATTGTGGGCAATGTCGGGCCACGATCCGCGCGACCCGTGGTCGGTGCACGAGCCTGTAAGCCGCGCTGGCGCTTCTTCGCCATGCAAGGTTGCGGTGTTGACGGAGCTGCCCGGCGTCGAAAAGGACGCTGAGGTTGTCACGGCTGTCCGCCAGGCTGCATCCTGGCTGCAGAAGGCCGGCTATGAAGTGGAGGAAATTGCACTGCCCCGCTTCGCCGAAGCCTCGGCTCTGCGGGATCGTCTGCTCATCCACGAAATCCGCCGGCATATGCTGGATCAGATCGAAGCGCATGCGCCGCCTGAGGAAATAAACGAAGCACATGCCTTGCTTGCGGCCACGCCGCACATCGATTTCGAACAGTTCCGTGAAGGGTTGGCGCGACGCACCACGATCATTCGCGAATGGCTCCTGTTCATGGAAACCTATCCGATCGTGCTGACGCCCACAGCATGGCGTAAGCCGCAGCCTGCCGATTTCTACGACCGGCCGGTCGCGCTCACCGAAGAAATGGTTCTTGAGCTGTCGCCATTGCACGTGCCGCCGCTGCTTGGCCTGCCTTCCATGGCTGTGCCGACCGGTCTCGTGGACGGAGTGCCGATGGGCGTTCAGCTGATGGCCTCGCAATTCGAGGAAGAGCGCCTGCTGGCCGCTGCGGAAACGATTGAACGGCATGTCGTGCTGCCGACGCCGGTTGATCCACAGTTCGCGGCAGGAAGCAGCCTGTCCTGA
- a CDS encoding gluconokinase, translated as MTLPGITVADSKARYILIMGVSGAGKSTIGKALADKIGGCFVEADDFHPAENIRRMSDREPLTDAHRWPWLQAVAESAIIAMERTGGPVVIACSALKRSYRDVLRQMLSPLFIIHLSGPMELIRARLAERQTHFMPVELLDSQLATLEPPQADEEGAALSIDGSQAQIVARAVQLVGHGPAEEA; from the coding sequence ATGACGCTGCCAGGCATCACTGTTGCAGACAGCAAAGCCCGCTACATCCTTATCATGGGTGTCAGTGGTGCCGGAAAATCGACGATTGGAAAGGCATTGGCCGACAAGATTGGCGGCTGCTTCGTGGAGGCGGACGATTTCCATCCTGCGGAGAACATACGCCGGATGTCAGATCGCGAGCCTTTAACCGATGCACATCGCTGGCCATGGCTGCAAGCGGTTGCAGAATCTGCAATCATCGCCATGGAGCGAACCGGCGGACCCGTCGTCATCGCCTGCTCCGCGCTGAAGCGCAGCTACAGGGATGTACTGCGCCAGATGCTGTCACCTCTGTTTATCATTCATCTGTCGGGGCCGATGGAGTTGATCCGGGCCCGTCTGGCCGAGCGGCAGACGCATTTCATGCCGGTCGAGTTGCTGGACAGTCAGCTTGCCACGCTTGAGCCGCCGCAGGCCGATGAGGAGGGCGCGGCGCTGTCGATAGACGGCAGCCAGGCGCAGATCGTGGCAAGGGCCGTGCAACTTGTCGGACACGGGCCGGCTGAGGAGGCGTGA
- a CDS encoding LacI family DNA-binding transcriptional regulator, translating into MIDGRVRLSDVATAAGVSTATVSRVLRRPDMVSADVRQRILQIIEELGYVANPAARALASARTNVIGILIPSLTNNVFADVLRGIYAVAQDSTYDVQFANTRYSNLEEENLLRVFLNQKPSGLIVTGTDQSVASRALLKQANCPVVQIMETGESPVDMMVGFSHVKGAYAATSHLVGSGYRRIAFLGARMDPRTQRRLLGYTEALEEAGLFDERLIVTTPRSSTVTLGCELLGLLLDRDLGADAVFCNNDDLALGVLFECQRRRIPVPSEMGICGFNDLEMMAVANPSITSVRTFRQEMGEKAIRMLIDRIEGRQVENPLLDLGFELIARQSSQKLRP; encoded by the coding sequence ATGATCGACGGGCGTGTCAGACTTTCGGATGTGGCAACCGCGGCGGGGGTAAGTACGGCCACGGTGTCGCGTGTATTGCGGCGGCCGGATATGGTTTCCGCCGACGTGCGCCAGCGCATTCTCCAGATCATTGAAGAACTGGGCTATGTGGCCAATCCGGCTGCGCGGGCGCTGGCCTCTGCCCGCACCAATGTGATCGGCATCCTGATTCCATCGCTGACCAACAATGTCTTTGCCGATGTGCTGCGCGGCATCTACGCGGTTGCGCAGGACAGCACCTATGATGTCCAGTTCGCAAACACCCGCTATTCGAATCTGGAAGAAGAAAACCTTCTTCGGGTTTTCCTCAATCAGAAGCCTTCCGGCCTTATCGTTACGGGCACGGACCAGTCAGTCGCATCGCGCGCTTTGCTGAAACAGGCGAATTGCCCTGTCGTGCAGATCATGGAAACCGGGGAAAGCCCGGTGGACATGATGGTGGGGTTTTCCCACGTGAAAGGTGCTTATGCGGCAACCTCGCATCTGGTCGGGAGCGGGTATCGGCGCATTGCCTTTCTTGGCGCGCGCATGGATCCGCGCACGCAAAGACGCCTGCTGGGCTACACAGAGGCGCTGGAGGAGGCCGGCCTGTTTGACGAGCGGCTGATTGTTACAACGCCGCGCTCCTCCACGGTAACGCTTGGCTGCGAGTTGCTTGGCCTGCTCCTTGACAGGGATCTGGGGGCGGATGCCGTTTTCTGCAACAATGATGACCTTGCTCTGGGCGTCCTGTTCGAGTGCCAGCGCCGCCGAATTCCTGTCCCCTCCGAAATGGGTATTTGCGGCTTCAACGATCTGGAGATGATGGCCGTTGCCAACCCCTCGATCACCAGCGTCCGAACTTTCCGGCAGGAGATGGGAGAAAAGGCCATACGCATGCTGATCGACAGGATCGAAGGCAGGCAGGTCGAAAATCCCCTGCTTGACCTCGGTTTCGAACTCATCGCCCGCCAGAGCAGCCAAAAACTCCGCCCTTAG
- a CDS encoding glutathione S-transferase family protein, protein MLTLYHADTSVCAAKVRLTLAEKQLEWDGRLLNLETGDQFDPAYMKLNQNAVVPTLVHDDVVVIESTVINEYLDEAFPQRALRPSDPAGRAQVRLWTRREDAIHYAINTVTTATLFRAWEQAKSEEAREARVAGIPDPLRRKKWRELVDIGMDSDYVLEAFTAFARLFLDMEAVLEKRRWLASDNYSLADIGFLSYLNRLRVLQMDHMWKESFPHVTDWFERSMDRPAFEAAIGSWIPAYKIQAYKEVGDPLGDSARRQFAIALERLKL, encoded by the coding sequence ATGCTCACACTCTATCACGCCGATACATCGGTCTGCGCCGCCAAGGTTCGCCTGACCCTGGCCGAAAAGCAGCTTGAATGGGACGGGCGCCTGCTCAATCTGGAAACAGGAGACCAGTTCGACCCGGCCTACATGAAGCTGAACCAGAATGCGGTCGTTCCCACGCTCGTTCATGACGACGTGGTCGTGATCGAGTCTACGGTCATCAACGAATATCTCGATGAGGCCTTCCCGCAACGGGCGCTGCGTCCCTCCGATCCCGCCGGCCGTGCGCAGGTGCGGCTATGGACGCGACGCGAGGATGCCATACACTACGCGATAAATACCGTGACGACGGCGACCCTGTTCAGGGCATGGGAGCAGGCGAAGTCGGAAGAGGCACGGGAGGCGCGCGTGGCAGGCATTCCCGATCCTCTGCGCCGCAAGAAATGGCGCGAACTTGTCGATATCGGCATGGATTCCGACTACGTTCTCGAAGCGTTTACGGCCTTCGCCCGGCTTTTCCTCGACATGGAAGCGGTGCTGGAGAAGAGACGATGGCTGGCAAGCGACAACTATTCACTCGCCGATATCGGTTTCCTCTCCTACCTCAACCGGCTGAGGGTTCTGCAGATGGATCACATGTGGAAAGAAAGCTTTCCACATGTGACGGATTGGTTCGAACGATCAATGGATCGCCCTGCATTCGAGGCCGCGATCGGAAGCTGGATCCCGGCATACAAGATTCAGGCCTACAAGGAGGTCGGCGATCCTCTGGGCGACAGTGCGCGGCGACAGTTCGCTATCGCGCTTGAACGCCTGAAGTTGTGA
- a CDS encoding creatininase family protein — MKQEHTMAGTMAEMTGTAIRDAAGRGAKVILPIGVMECHGPHLPIGTDAFIALALSRATADYAAGRGQEVLIAPTYYWGINMALAEFPGSFRIRPETSAMLLEDVIDSLIANGFSDVLLISHHGELSHNEMIRDVLLKFHGKGQPRVRWLYTPIRWRMFARLGMDGTEPIWLPWEPTPALEDFRVTGVFGVHADEYETAAIVRYFPETVDYERLRGLHPTALTAADLPRWRKGGDDARALTPDGYFGDPNPIDPDLWRHFDETARIMAAAIS; from the coding sequence GTGAAGCAGGAACACACCATGGCCGGCACGATGGCCGAGATGACGGGCACCGCGATCCGGGATGCCGCCGGCAGGGGGGCGAAGGTCATCCTGCCGATCGGTGTCATGGAGTGCCACGGCCCTCACCTGCCGATTGGCACAGACGCATTCATCGCGCTGGCGCTTTCGCGGGCGACTGCGGACTATGCCGCCGGCAGGGGTCAGGAAGTGCTGATCGCGCCCACCTATTACTGGGGTATCAACATGGCACTGGCGGAATTTCCTGGCAGTTTCAGGATCCGCCCCGAAACCTCGGCGATGCTGCTGGAAGACGTGATCGACTCGCTGATCGCGAACGGATTCAGCGACGTGCTGCTGATCAGCCATCACGGCGAACTCTCCCACAACGAGATGATCCGCGACGTGCTGCTGAAGTTTCACGGAAAGGGACAACCCCGCGTGCGCTGGCTCTATACGCCGATCCGCTGGCGGATGTTTGCCCGGCTGGGCATGGATGGCACGGAGCCGATCTGGCTGCCGTGGGAGCCGACACCGGCATTGGAGGATTTTCGGGTGACGGGCGTGTTCGGCGTCCATGCCGACGAATATGAGACCGCCGCCATCGTGCGCTACTTCCCGGAGACTGTGGATTACGAGCGGCTGCGGGGGCTGCATCCAACCGCGCTGACGGCAGCGGATCTGCCGCGCTGGCGCAAGGGTGGCGACGACGCGCGCGCGCTCACGCCGGACGGCTATTTCGGCGATCCCAACCCGATCGATCCCGATCTGTGGCGGCATTTCGACGAGACGGCGAGGATCATGGCCGCCGCGATTTCCTGA
- a CDS encoding ABC transporter ATP-binding protein — MPLLELDNFVSGYGDAVVIDGMNLAINEHEGLSVLGRNGVGKTTLMLSIMGHARHVGGSLRWNGDDLGHVPAYRRARLGLGWVPQERDIFPSLTVEENLLVAGRSGRFDLEAIYRLFPRLRQRRSNMGGKLSGGEQQMLAIGRTLMTNPKLLLLDEPFEGLAPVIVEELEETLQRLRREEGFATIIVEQRAEDALRLSDRAIVLDRGRVVLEGSSQELLADFGRVQEWIAV; from the coding sequence ATGCCGCTGCTTGAACTTGACAATTTCGTATCCGGATACGGCGATGCCGTGGTCATCGACGGCATGAACCTTGCCATCAATGAACATGAGGGCCTCTCGGTTCTGGGTCGCAATGGCGTCGGCAAGACGACGCTGATGCTGTCCATCATGGGCCATGCCCGCCATGTCGGCGGCAGCCTGCGCTGGAATGGCGATGACCTGGGCCATGTGCCGGCCTATCGGCGTGCAAGGCTTGGGCTTGGATGGGTTCCGCAGGAACGCGACATCTTCCCCTCGCTGACGGTGGAAGAAAATCTTCTGGTTGCGGGACGTTCGGGGCGTTTCGACCTGGAGGCCATCTATCGCCTTTTCCCGCGACTGAGGCAGCGCAGGTCGAACATGGGCGGCAAGCTTTCCGGCGGTGAGCAGCAGATGCTGGCCATCGGCCGCACGCTGATGACCAATCCGAAGCTCCTCCTCCTGGACGAGCCGTTCGAGGGGCTGGCTCCCGTCATCGTCGAGGAGCTGGAGGAGACGTTGCAGAGGTTGCGCCGGGAGGAGGGGTTCGCGACCATCATCGTCGAGCAGCGCGCCGAGGATGCGTTGCGCCTGAGCGACCGCGCCATCGTGCTCGACCGGGGCAGGGTGGTGCTTGAAGGCTCGTCGCAGGAACTTCTCGCCGATTTCGGGCGAGTACAGGAATGGATTGCGGTTTGA
- a CDS encoding ABC transporter ATP-binding protein: MSFAIETRDLTLRFGSFTAVNAVSLQVRKGARHAIIGPNGAGKTSLVHALTGSIPSTSGRVFISGRDMTGSSQRARVRSGLTRTFQINQLFPKLTVLDNVCMAILEREQRSKVFWTSMAAERSVLEEGRELLELAQLGPQADKVVASLPYGMRRLVEIAIALATRPDIIVLDEPAAGVPTTQSEAIFERIAALPRDLTLLFVEHNMNLVFRFAERITVLAEGAIMTEGTPAEISKDERVREVYLGRGGHHAAA; encoded by the coding sequence ATGAGCTTCGCCATCGAAACGCGTGACCTCACGCTGCGCTTCGGGAGCTTCACAGCCGTCAACGCGGTTTCGCTTCAGGTTCGCAAGGGCGCGCGTCATGCGATCATAGGGCCGAACGGAGCCGGCAAGACCTCGCTTGTCCATGCGCTGACGGGAAGCATTCCGAGCACTTCGGGCCGCGTCTTCATTTCGGGCAGGGACATGACCGGAAGCTCGCAGCGGGCACGCGTGCGCTCCGGCCTGACGCGCACATTCCAGATCAACCAGCTGTTTCCGAAGCTGACGGTGCTGGACAATGTCTGCATGGCGATCCTTGAGCGCGAGCAGCGCTCGAAGGTCTTCTGGACATCCATGGCCGCAGAACGCTCGGTGCTGGAGGAAGGGCGCGAGTTGCTCGAACTCGCGCAACTGGGACCGCAGGCCGACAAGGTCGTGGCCTCGCTTCCTTACGGCATGCGCCGTCTGGTGGAGATCGCCATCGCGCTGGCGACGAGGCCGGACATCATCGTTCTCGACGAGCCGGCGGCTGGCGTGCCGACGACCCAGAGCGAAGCCATTTTCGAGCGGATCGCGGCGCTGCCGCGCGACCTTACCCTGCTTTTCGTCGAGCATAACATGAACCTCGTCTTCCGCTTTGCCGAGCGCATCACCGTTCTGGCGGAAGGGGCGATCATGACAGAGGGAACGCCTGCCGAGATCTCGAAAGATGAACGCGTGCGCGAAGTCTATCTGGGGCGTGGAGGGCATCATGCCGCTGCTTGA